A stretch of Candidatus Vicinibacter affinis DNA encodes these proteins:
- a CDS encoding 2OG-Fe(II) oxygenase has translation MEIEFDSLINSFLTDRVGIDEHFLTIELAAQLKTNLCALDLSNQFVPAGVGNKEIYVTDSLVRGDRICWLDPENHFAYEQEFFKLMDRFVSYLNRTCYAGIKSYEFHYALYDPGSFYKRHLDQFRSDHSRSFSMIMYLNLDWIESDGGSLVIHQDDVVQTIAPMSGKCVFFRSYQLEHEVLITHKARMSVTGWLKT, from the coding sequence ATGGAGATTGAATTTGATTCCTTAATTAACAGCTTCTTGACTGATCGGGTCGGCATAGATGAACATTTTCTTACCATTGAATTGGCTGCTCAGCTTAAAACAAATTTATGCGCACTTGATCTAAGTAATCAATTTGTCCCCGCCGGAGTGGGTAATAAAGAAATTTATGTAACAGATTCCTTAGTTCGTGGAGATCGTATTTGTTGGCTTGATCCTGAAAATCATTTTGCATATGAACAGGAATTCTTTAAATTAATGGACCGGTTCGTAAGCTATTTGAACAGAACTTGCTATGCCGGAATCAAGTCTTATGAATTTCATTATGCCTTATATGATCCCGGCAGTTTTTACAAAAGACATTTAGATCAGTTTCGTTCCGATCACAGTCGAAGCTTTTCCATGATTATGTATTTGAATCTTGATTGGATAGAATCAGATGGTGGCTCATTGGTCATACATCAGGATGATGTTGTTCAGACCATAGCCCCCATGAGCGGCAAGTGTGTATTTTTTAGAAGCTACCAGCTTGAACATGAAGTTTTAATTACACATAAAGCTAGAATGAGCGTGACAGGGTGGTTGAAAACCTGA
- a CDS encoding DUF2911 domain-containing protein gives MSIKPNCTFGYFLVFAFFIISSSHAQMLKLPDAGINFKCKAGRTIGNTEIEVNWNAPGVKGREGKIWGTSVAYFGYSVLGFGSNVESPWRAGADESTTISFSNEVSINGKKLAPGTYGFFIALYPDSCVLIFNKNTAGWGSYFYNEDLDVLRVPVIQQKNQKENKERLDYTFSNQTDHSVEMALEWERWRIPFLVEIDLIHQTLNSIKSQLSGAMGFDPPSLEAGAFWCYQNNVNLKEALEWINTAVDPNLGGINSFKALSTKAGILSKLGQKNEADKIIAGAIDLASPLELHAYGRQLLRENKTVEAMFAFEKNYKKNKGAWPTNVGMMRGYSAMGELTKALDHARSALKQAPNAENKKVLEDAIKTLESGQALK, from the coding sequence ATGTCTATTAAACCTAATTGTACTTTTGGATACTTTCTGGTATTTGCTTTTTTTATCATATCATCATCTCATGCCCAGATGCTTAAATTACCAGATGCAGGGATAAATTTTAAATGCAAGGCCGGAAGAACCATTGGCAACACAGAAATAGAAGTTAACTGGAATGCCCCTGGTGTAAAGGGGAGAGAAGGAAAGATATGGGGTACCTCCGTAGCTTATTTTGGTTACAGTGTACTTGGATTTGGATCCAATGTAGAATCGCCCTGGAGAGCAGGTGCTGACGAAAGCACCACCATTTCCTTTTCGAATGAGGTCAGCATAAATGGCAAAAAATTAGCCCCAGGTACTTATGGATTTTTCATTGCCCTTTACCCTGATTCCTGTGTCCTCATTTTCAATAAAAACACAGCCGGCTGGGGTAGTTATTTTTACAATGAGGACCTGGATGTGTTGCGCGTACCGGTCATTCAGCAAAAAAATCAAAAGGAAAATAAAGAAAGACTGGATTACACTTTTTCAAATCAGACAGACCATTCTGTTGAAATGGCGCTCGAATGGGAAAGATGGAGAATTCCATTTTTGGTAGAAATTGATTTGATTCATCAAACGCTTAATTCCATCAAGTCCCAGTTAAGTGGTGCCATGGGATTCGACCCTCCAAGTTTGGAGGCAGGCGCATTCTGGTGTTATCAAAACAATGTTAATTTAAAAGAAGCGCTTGAATGGATAAATACGGCTGTAGACCCGAATCTTGGTGGCATTAATTCCTTCAAAGCATTATCCACTAAAGCAGGAATCCTTTCCAAATTAGGTCAGAAAAATGAAGCCGACAAAATCATTGCCGGAGCCATCGACCTGGCAAGTCCATTGGAATTACATGCCTATGGAAGACAGCTGCTGAGGGAGAATAAAACGGTCGAAGCCATGTTCGCCTTTGAAAAAAATTATAAGAAAAATAAAGGAGCATGGCCAACAAATGTAGGAATGATGCGTGGATATTCTGCAATGGGCGAATTGACCAAAGCATTGGATCATGCCAGATCTGCGCTCAAACAAGCGCCCAATGCAGAAAATAAGAAAGTACTGGAGGATGCCATTAAAACACTTGAAAGTGGCCAGGCATTAAAGTGA
- a CDS encoding T9SS type A sorting domain-containing protein, producing MIKLLNTYVSCTIILLFLIVLISLSKLEGASFYVSYNATKNGNGSFTSPWELQKALDHPTQLQPGDTVWIRGGRYLGQDSTGGVNGICYTCHTNGSESQPIIFRNYQNERVTLDGKSNGIILNLGSNCSYTWFWGLEVMSSSTAPREYTNDPGHPNRGNISCTAPSIKFINMILHDGADGIDIWIGSKNAELYGCVIYNNGWDIAGSGHGHGIYTQNDTSGTIKLHDNIFFSSFGYNVRVWSTGRTIDNYDIQGNIIFNGGSCSENKNGDTRTHNFFIVPNNPNAPCKNLVVKHNFTFSGTNMPRPPVNAFGLNYGTVDMTLDSNILTCQTRIGGTGVKLLGTTSVKGNKILGGIHPTKGYYLWGFTPDDFPENYYSETLPTTGLQYFIRMNKYETGRAHLVIYNWENSPSVKIDISNIGLKSGERIAVINVTDLYSDTLNYIYNGNDLIDVPMTGHSAAQAIGSTKKPVSQFPGFGVFIIQKSGSIINNTLHSVRKSILVSVSPNPFNHCTNFKVTNMNHEIFMLSIYDHLGKLMHMERFQNPEFSICKEKLPNGIYSYQIQNDLGTSIKNGLLCVY from the coding sequence ATGATTAAATTATTGAATACATATGTTTCATGCACTATAATTCTGCTATTTCTAATTGTCCTAATCTCTTTATCCAAGTTGGAAGGAGCCAGTTTCTATGTATCATACAATGCAACTAAAAATGGCAATGGCAGTTTTACTTCTCCCTGGGAATTGCAAAAAGCTTTAGATCACCCAACGCAATTACAGCCTGGGGACACTGTGTGGATTAGGGGAGGAAGATATCTCGGACAGGATTCCACCGGAGGCGTTAATGGTATATGCTATACCTGCCATACCAATGGTTCAGAATCACAACCTATCATTTTTAGAAATTACCAAAATGAGAGGGTTACCCTGGATGGAAAGTCTAATGGAATAATTCTAAACTTAGGCTCAAATTGTAGCTATACGTGGTTTTGGGGATTGGAAGTTATGAGCTCCAGTACTGCTCCAAGAGAATACACCAATGATCCCGGACATCCCAATCGTGGAAATATTTCATGCACTGCTCCCAGCATCAAATTCATAAATATGATTTTGCATGATGGTGCAGATGGTATTGACATTTGGATTGGTTCAAAAAATGCAGAACTATATGGCTGTGTAATTTACAACAACGGTTGGGATATCGCAGGTTCAGGTCATGGACATGGAATTTATACCCAGAATGATACATCGGGTACGATCAAATTGCATGATAATATTTTTTTTAGCAGCTTCGGATATAATGTCAGAGTTTGGTCAACAGGTAGGACCATCGATAATTATGACATACAGGGAAACATAATATTCAATGGAGGTTCTTGTTCGGAAAATAAAAATGGCGATACCCGCACGCACAATTTTTTTATAGTTCCTAACAACCCAAATGCACCCTGCAAAAATCTTGTGGTCAAGCATAATTTTACTTTTTCCGGCACTAACATGCCTCGACCACCTGTAAACGCATTTGGACTAAATTATGGAACTGTGGACATGACCCTTGATAGTAATATTCTGACTTGCCAAACAAGAATTGGTGGAACCGGTGTTAAATTGCTGGGCACTACATCAGTAAAAGGAAATAAAATATTAGGAGGAATTCATCCTACCAAAGGCTATTACCTATGGGGTTTTACTCCTGATGACTTCCCCGAAAATTATTATTCAGAAACTTTGCCGACTACCGGATTACAATATTTTATTAGAATGAACAAATACGAAACTGGAAGAGCACATTTAGTGATTTATAATTGGGAAAATTCTCCATCGGTAAAAATTGATATTTCGAATATCGGTCTTAAATCGGGTGAACGCATTGCCGTAATCAATGTAACTGATTTATATTCAGACACCCTAAATTACATCTACAATGGAAATGACCTTATTGACGTCCCAATGACTGGTCATTCAGCTGCACAAGCAATTGGGTCAACAAAGAAACCGGTCTCTCAATTTCCAGGATTTGGTGTATTTATCATTCAAAAGTCCGGTAGTATTATAAACAACACTTTGCACTCCGTTAGAAAATCAATTCTTGTTTCCGTATCCCCAAACCCATTTAACCATTGCACCAACTTTAAGGTTACAAATATGAATCATGAAATCTTTATGCTAAGTATTTATGACCATTTGGGAAAGCTTATGCATATGGAAAGATTTCAAAATCCTGAATTTTCTATATGTAAAGAAAAATTGCCGAATGGTATATATTCCTATCAAATTCAAAATGACCTTGGAACTTCTATAAAAAATGGCCTACTTTGTGTCTATTGA
- a CDS encoding D-2-hydroxyacid dehydrogenase family protein codes for MKIIIPDDYQNALLQLECRKILKDHDLSNIISHYNNSTDLAAQFAEAEVLVLIRERTKITESLLSKLPNLKLISQTGKISRHIDLQACTKYKVAVAEGKGSPTAPAELCWALIMNAWRQIPQAMEGMKKGLWQTNLGRTLNGQTLGIWGYGKIGKKIAAYARAFEMKVIVWGSSQSRNCAVQDGFTAAGSKEEFFTQSDILTLHLRLTESTEGIVHRRDLALMKPDSLLVNTSRAELIEKGALLAALQSGRPGFVALDVYENEPIYDLDFPLLHFPNVLCTPHLGYAEKKSFELYFSQAFENVLDFINGNNLNILNPDVLL; via the coding sequence ATGAAAATTATTATTCCAGATGACTATCAGAATGCACTTCTTCAACTAGAATGTCGCAAAATCCTAAAAGACCACGATCTTTCGAATATAATTTCACATTACAACAACTCAACAGACCTTGCAGCCCAATTTGCGGAGGCAGAAGTTCTGGTGCTGATCCGCGAACGGACAAAAATTACTGAATCACTGCTCTCTAAACTGCCAAATTTAAAACTTATCAGCCAAACGGGAAAAATTTCAAGACACATAGATCTTCAAGCCTGCACAAAATACAAAGTTGCGGTAGCCGAAGGAAAAGGTTCTCCAACAGCGCCTGCTGAATTGTGCTGGGCGTTGATCATGAATGCCTGGAGACAAATACCACAAGCAATGGAAGGTATGAAAAAAGGTCTCTGGCAAACCAATTTGGGACGTACGCTTAATGGACAGACCCTTGGTATTTGGGGGTATGGAAAAATTGGTAAAAAAATCGCTGCATACGCTCGTGCATTTGAAATGAAAGTGATCGTTTGGGGTAGTTCACAATCCAGAAATTGCGCCGTTCAGGATGGATTCACAGCAGCCGGAAGTAAAGAAGAATTCTTTACACAGTCTGATATCCTTACACTTCATCTGAGACTGACCGAATCCACAGAGGGAATTGTTCACCGTAGAGATTTAGCCCTTATGAAACCGGATTCACTTTTAGTCAATACCAGTCGGGCTGAATTAATTGAAAAGGGTGCATTGTTGGCTGCTCTACAATCCGGAAGACCCGGTTTTGTGGCTTTAGATGTTTATGAAAATGAACCTATCTATGATCTTGACTTTCCATTGCTGCATTTCCCCAATGTGTTGTGTACACCTCATTTGGGCTATGCAGAAAAGAAATCATTTGAATTGTATTTTTCACAAGCATTTGAAAATGTGCTGGATTTTATCAATGGAAATAATTTGAATATTTTAAATCCGGATGTATTGCTATAA
- a CDS encoding alpha/beta hydrolase encodes MRRFLFFLLLCLIEIGFLHRGTLMAQTDTIPDFRNEPYGPDVLQNFNLWLSQAGKGPRPLVIFFHGGAFRAGDKEIEGRQVELMQTFLSRGISFASANYRLSHTTRLDSILMDGERLIRFLKLNAHQFNIDPAKIGVYGSSAGACMALWIGVTGKDADSLAADPLLRQSTHVQVAGHISAPATMDLAQWANIVHLDSNWFDSFGFVDDLAFYRISHRDMYWHPDIVALRKYLDLPNYVDAGDPPVYYYNQNPNQAPRVRGDVTHHVLHAYYLDSISRIRSHQHVFNDNPNADLAYTEMADYFCTYLNCEASAASEMVPSDVSIYSYTSAQEVVLAVNSSVNLENLVFSIIDLLGREFKIEKGLIQFKSGDNTNYVMLNMSSINPINQISFIRVLGNGKISCLPLLAFRRN; translated from the coding sequence ATGAGAAGATTTTTATTTTTCCTTTTATTATGCCTGATAGAAATAGGATTCTTACATCGAGGTACTTTGATGGCGCAAACGGATACCATCCCTGATTTTAGAAATGAGCCTTACGGACCTGATGTGTTGCAAAATTTTAATCTGTGGTTAAGTCAAGCCGGAAAAGGTCCAAGACCTTTGGTTATTTTTTTTCACGGAGGTGCTTTCAGAGCAGGTGATAAAGAGATAGAAGGAAGGCAGGTCGAATTGATGCAAACATTTTTATCCAGGGGCATATCTTTCGCTTCGGCCAATTACAGGCTATCGCATACCACGCGACTGGACTCCATTTTGATGGATGGAGAAAGATTGATCCGATTTTTAAAACTAAATGCTCATCAATTTAACATTGATCCTGCCAAAATTGGGGTGTATGGAAGTTCTGCAGGGGCATGTATGGCACTGTGGATTGGAGTAACCGGTAAAGATGCGGATTCCTTGGCCGCAGATCCCTTGTTGCGGCAATCCACACATGTGCAGGTGGCTGGGCATATAAGCGCTCCTGCCACAATGGACTTAGCGCAATGGGCGAATATTGTGCATTTGGACAGCAACTGGTTTGACAGCTTTGGATTTGTCGATGACCTTGCATTTTATAGAATCAGCCATCGGGACATGTATTGGCATCCTGATATTGTCGCGTTGCGGAAATATTTAGATTTGCCAAACTATGTAGATGCCGGGGATCCACCTGTATATTATTACAACCAGAATCCGAATCAAGCTCCAAGGGTAAGAGGAGATGTGACGCACCATGTGTTGCATGCATATTATTTAGATTCTATTTCAAGAATTCGTTCACACCAGCATGTTTTCAACGACAACCCTAACGCCGACCTTGCATACACAGAAATGGCTGATTATTTCTGTACATATTTAAATTGTGAGGCATCGGCTGCGAGTGAAATGGTACCATCTGATGTCAGCATTTATTCCTATACCTCTGCACAGGAGGTGGTGCTTGCAGTTAATTCATCTGTTAATCTTGAAAATCTTGTGTTTTCAATAATAGACCTACTTGGAAGGGAATTTAAAATTGAGAAAGGATTGATCCAATTTAAATCAGGAGACAATACAAATTATGTCATGCTTAATATGAGTTCCATCAATCCAATTAATCAAATTTCATTTATTCGCGTTCTAGGGAATGGAAAAATTTCTTGTCTGCCTTTGCTGGCTTTTAGGAGAAATTAA
- a CDS encoding acetolactate decarboxylase encodes MKDVMWKGELSGKINVDTIGNKSHLYGFGPLGYLRGEILILDGIAYQSTVVNSQEMKVEQKENILAPFFAYANIQNWNTISLPEELSNLNDLEYFLDSICADREMPFFFKISGNIDSANIHVVNLPEGIKVRSPEEAHQGIVHYDLGNSEVHIIGFYSRNHQTIFTHHDTNMHLHLITCDLKKMGHLESLSFNPQRIKFFIQP; translated from the coding sequence ATGAAAGACGTTATGTGGAAGGGAGAATTGTCCGGCAAAATTAATGTGGACACCATTGGAAACAAGTCACATTTATATGGTTTTGGACCGCTTGGGTATTTGAGGGGCGAAATATTGATCCTTGATGGAATCGCCTACCAATCAACCGTGGTAAATTCACAAGAGATGAAAGTAGAACAAAAAGAAAATATTTTAGCCCCCTTTTTCGCTTATGCCAACATCCAAAATTGGAATACCATCTCACTGCCTGAAGAGCTTAGCAATTTAAATGATTTAGAATATTTTCTGGATTCCATTTGCGCTGATAGGGAAATGCCCTTTTTCTTTAAAATATCAGGAAATATTGATTCCGCCAATATACATGTTGTCAATCTTCCGGAAGGAATCAAAGTCCGCTCACCCGAAGAGGCTCATCAGGGCATTGTACATTACGACCTGGGCAATTCGGAAGTCCACATTATTGGATTTTATTCGCGAAATCATCAAACTATTTTTACCCATCACGACACCAACATGCACCTTCACTTAATTACCTGCGATCTTAAAAAAATGGGACATCTGGAAAGTTTAAGCTTTAATCCTCAGCGAATAAAGTTTTTTATACAACCTTAA
- a CDS encoding cation transporter, producing MLHRHTHTPPSPHDVNQSFMTGILLNAIYVIIEIIFGLQNDSTALLSDAAHNIGDISGLLLAFLAFRLQKIKPSKLFSYGYKKGSIVTSFINSILLAFAIGAIAWEGVHKIMNPNPVNGKIIMWVALIGVFINFTSALFFKKNQKKDLNIKAAYWHLMVDAMVSLGVVASGIIIYYTHWYALDGIIALGISVVVLFSTWSLFKDSAIAILDGVPASVDTDEIKIHLMGVNGVVNVHHLHIWGISTNENALTAHVQIADMNRIPEIKKAMKAELEDHYISHSTLEFEVIEENCPETEI from the coding sequence ATGCTGCACAGACATACACATACTCCTCCCTCACCGCATGATGTAAACCAGTCATTTATGACCGGCATCCTGCTAAACGCAATTTATGTAATAATTGAAATAATCTTCGGATTGCAGAATGATTCCACCGCACTCTTGTCAGATGCAGCACACAATATCGGTGACATTTCAGGTTTATTGTTGGCCTTCCTGGCATTCCGTCTTCAAAAAATAAAACCTTCTAAACTTTTTTCCTATGGCTATAAGAAAGGCTCAATAGTTACTTCCTTCATCAATTCAATTTTACTTGCATTTGCCATTGGGGCTATTGCCTGGGAAGGAGTGCATAAAATCATGAACCCAAATCCTGTAAACGGAAAAATTATCATGTGGGTCGCATTAATTGGCGTGTTCATCAATTTTACCTCTGCACTTTTTTTTAAGAAAAATCAAAAAAAAGATCTTAATATAAAAGCGGCCTACTGGCACTTGATGGTAGATGCAATGGTTTCATTGGGCGTTGTGGCAAGCGGAATAATTATTTATTATACACATTGGTATGCTCTTGATGGTATCATTGCATTGGGCATTTCTGTGGTCGTATTGTTCAGCACATGGAGTCTGTTCAAGGACAGTGCGATTGCGATTTTGGATGGAGTGCCTGCATCCGTAGATACTGATGAAATTAAAATACATTTAATGGGAGTTAATGGTGTAGTGAATGTTCATCATTTGCATATCTGGGGAATCAGCACCAATGAAAATGCATTAACCGCTCATGTACAAATAGCAGATATGAATCGGATTCCTGAAATTAAAAAGGCTATGAAAGCAGAACTGGAAGATCACTACATTTCCCATAGCACCTTAGAGTTTGAAGTCATAGAAGAAAATTGCCCGGAAACAGAAATATAG
- a CDS encoding chaperone modulator CbpM codes for METNQLVLIEEFCVHYNIEYTFIDSLQEFGLVNLIVQDNGKYLSHDDVPEVEKMIRLHYELGINLEGIDVIYNLLKQIDHLQSELEIAKNKLNFYDFDSANLI; via the coding sequence ATGGAAACTAACCAACTCGTACTCATAGAAGAATTCTGTGTCCATTACAACATTGAATATACTTTTATTGATTCATTACAAGAATTTGGACTTGTAAATCTTATTGTTCAGGACAATGGAAAATATTTATCACACGATGATGTGCCGGAGGTAGAAAAAATGATCAGACTGCATTACGAACTGGGAATAAATCTGGAGGGTATTGATGTGATCTATAATCTGTTGAAGCAGATAGATCATTTGCAAAGTGAATTAGAGATTGCAAAAAACAAACTCAATTTTTATGACTTCGATTCAGCAAACCTAATTTAA
- a CDS encoding J domain-containing protein, giving the protein MQFIDYYKILEIPKTATESEIKKSYRKLARKYHPDLNPNNKESEKKFKEINEANEVLSNPENRKKYDKYGKDWQHADEIEKMNKQQRSRPSGGQSFGSGEYSGDFSEFFESMFGGRTGNTRQTKFRGEDVKATLTLNIRDVFHAQQQTFTVNGKNIRMTFPAGIEDGQVIKVNGHGSPGFNGGPNGDLYITFTIVNNTKFKREGNNLYTTVDLDLYTALLGGEILVDTFDGTVKLKVAPETQSGTKVKLKGKGFPVYKTENQFGDLYISYQVNLPTNLSTKEKELLNELKKLRSHGN; this is encoded by the coding sequence ATGCAATTCATAGATTATTATAAAATTCTTGAAATTCCAAAAACAGCTACTGAGTCGGAAATCAAAAAATCCTATAGAAAACTGGCCCGTAAATATCATCCAGATCTCAATCCCAACAATAAAGAGTCTGAGAAAAAATTTAAGGAAATCAATGAGGCCAACGAAGTGCTCAGCAATCCGGAAAACAGAAAAAAATACGATAAATATGGGAAGGACTGGCAACATGCGGATGAAATAGAAAAAATGAACAAACAACAAAGGTCTCGCCCATCCGGAGGGCAATCTTTTGGTTCCGGTGAATATTCCGGCGATTTCTCAGAATTCTTTGAATCCATGTTTGGTGGAAGAACGGGTAATACGCGACAAACAAAATTCAGGGGTGAAGATGTCAAAGCGACCTTAACCCTTAATATCCGAGATGTGTTTCATGCTCAGCAACAAACCTTCACGGTGAATGGGAAAAACATACGCATGACTTTTCCTGCCGGAATCGAAGATGGTCAGGTTATCAAAGTAAACGGCCACGGCTCGCCCGGTTTTAATGGTGGACCCAATGGAGATTTATACATAACTTTTACGATCGTGAACAATACAAAGTTTAAAAGAGAAGGAAATAATTTATACACAACCGTAGATCTGGATTTATACACTGCTCTGTTGGGTGGTGAAATTTTGGTAGATACATTTGATGGAACCGTAAAATTAAAAGTTGCACCGGAAACACAATCCGGAACAAAAGTTAAACTCAAAGGCAAGGGTTTTCCGGTCTATAAAACTGAAAACCAGTTTGGTGATTTATACATCAGTTATCAGGTAAACCTTCCTACCAATCTGTCCACAAAAGAAAAAGAATTATTGAATGAGTTGAAAAAATTAAGATCCCATGGAAACTAA
- a CDS encoding DEAD/DEAH box helicase: MTFKEFNFHPLLYQGIEASGYENATPVQELVIPSILANRDLIASAQTGTGKTAAFLLPLINRYIDHKHEHKVSALIIVPTRELAKQISQHIEGFTYFTELSFIAIYGGNDGQNFIAEKKALQMGADIVVCTPGRLIAHMNMDYFDLKGVQCLVLDEADRMLDMGFQDDLTKIINFLPVKRQTLLFSATMPDRIRQLAKKILVDPVEVNIAISKPPEKIIQKAYVVFEEQKLRLVKHLIKNTTCKHILVFCSRKSSVKELTRELSRARFNVAEIHSDLDQKQREQTLSDFTSEKISILVATDILSRGIDIDTIDLVINYDVPHDAEDYVHRIGRTARAEADGIAVTIVSKKEQAAFLVIETLLGNPVPKETVPEELGPVPEYKPKDFSNRPPNRKFVPRGRTNNKSRS; encoded by the coding sequence TTGACTTTTAAAGAATTTAATTTTCATCCACTCTTATATCAGGGTATCGAAGCTTCGGGCTATGAAAATGCAACTCCGGTCCAGGAGTTGGTCATTCCCTCGATATTGGCAAACAGAGATCTTATTGCCTCCGCTCAGACCGGAACCGGCAAGACAGCAGCCTTCCTGCTCCCCCTCATCAATCGCTACATTGACCACAAACACGAACACAAAGTAAGTGCGCTGATCATTGTACCCACACGAGAATTGGCCAAACAAATTTCGCAACACATTGAAGGCTTCACTTATTTTACAGAATTGAGCTTCATTGCCATTTATGGAGGAAATGATGGTCAAAACTTTATTGCTGAAAAAAAAGCTCTCCAGATGGGTGCTGACATTGTAGTTTGCACGCCCGGAAGATTAATTGCGCACATGAACATGGACTATTTTGACCTTAAGGGTGTACAATGTCTGGTGCTGGATGAAGCTGACCGAATGCTGGACATGGGTTTTCAGGATGACCTCACAAAAATTATTAATTTCCTGCCGGTAAAAAGGCAAACCCTTTTGTTCTCGGCAACCATGCCTGACCGCATCCGTCAATTGGCAAAAAAAATATTAGTTGACCCGGTGGAAGTGAACATTGCAATTTCCAAGCCGCCGGAAAAAATAATTCAAAAGGCTTATGTGGTATTTGAGGAGCAGAAATTAAGATTGGTGAAACACCTCATCAAAAATACTACTTGTAAACATATACTGGTTTTCTGTAGCCGCAAATCTAGTGTTAAAGAATTGACCAGAGAATTGAGCAGAGCGAGATTTAATGTAGCAGAAATTCACAGTGATCTCGATCAAAAACAAAGGGAGCAAACGCTTTCAGATTTTACCAGTGAAAAGATTTCTATTTTAGTGGCCACCGATATATTAAGTCGCGGTATAGATATAGACACCATTGATCTGGTCATCAACTACGACGTCCCCCATGACGCAGAAGATTATGTCCACCGCATTGGAAGGACAGCACGTGCCGAGGCGGATGGAATAGCCGTCACCATTGTATCAAAAAAAGAACAGGCCGCTTTTTTAGTCATTGAAACTCTGCTCGGAAATCCGGTTCCAAAAGAAACGGTACCTGAAGAACTTGGTCCGGTACCGGAATACAAACCAAAAGATTTTTCAAATCGTCCACCCAACAGAAAGTTCGTGCCAAGAGGTCGGACAAATAACAAGTCTAGAAGTTAG